One Prionailurus bengalensis isolate Pbe53 chromosome D3, Fcat_Pben_1.1_paternal_pri, whole genome shotgun sequence genomic region harbors:
- the MBD1 gene encoding methyl-CpG-binding domain protein 1 isoform X29 codes for MAEDWLDCPALGPGWKRREVFRKSGATCGRSDTYYQSPTGDRIRSKVELTRYLGPACDLTLFDFKQGILCYPAPKAQPLAVPSRKRKKPSRPAKTRKRQVGPQKGEVRKEAPGDETKANADTAPASLPAPGCCENCGISFSGDGTRRQRLKTLCKDCRAQRIAFNREQRMFKRVGCGECEACRVTEDCGACSTCLLQLPHDVASGLFCKCERRRCLRIVERSRGCGVCRGCQTREDCGRCRVCLRPPRPGLRRQWRCVQRRCLRGKRSRRRGGCDSKMAARRRPPRTQPLPPVPLSQPPESPELHPRALVPSPPAEFIYYCVDEDELPYTNRRQNRKCGACAACLRRMDCGRCDFCCDKPKFGGSNQKRQKCRWRQCLQFAMKRLLPSVWAGSEDGAGPPPPYSRRKRPGSTRRPRLGQILKTSLTTPTTRPGHAQTQMKQETGSGFVLPPPGTDLVFLREGASSPVQVPGPAAASTEALLQVKQEKADAQEDWTPGTAILTSPVLLPGCPSKAVDPDLPPVKQEPLDPEEDKEEESKDDSASDSAPEEEAGGAGTPVITEIFSLGGTRLRDTAVWLPRAGNREGKMDVKCGRRRTLWRAGARARARAGTGEDGLEPMSVSHHLQLR; via the exons ATGGCTGAGGACTGGCTGGACTGCCCAGCCTTGGGCCCCGGCTGGAAGCGCCGTGAAGTCTTTCGAAAGTCAGGTGCCACCTGTGGACGCTCAGACACCTATTACCAGAG CCCCAcaggagacaggatccgaagcaaaGTTGAGCTGACCCGATACCTGGGCCCTGCGTGTGACCTCACCCTCTTCGACTTCAAACAAGGCATTCTGTGCTATCCAGCCCCCAAG GCCCAGCCCTTAGCTGTCCCTAGCAGGAAGCGGAAGAAGCCTTCACGGCCAGCCAAGACTCGAAAACGTCAGGTTGGACCTCAAAAGGGTGAGGTCAGGAAGGAGGCCCCAGGAGATGAGACCAAGGCTAATGCTGACACAGCCCCAGCTTCACTCCCTGCACCTGG GTGCTGTGAGAACTGTGGAATCAGCTTCTCAGGAGATGGTACCCGAAGGCAGCGGCTCAAGACATTATGCAAGGACTGCCGAG cGCAGAGAATTGCTTTCAACCGGGAACAGAGGATGTTTAAG CGTGTGGGCTGCGGGGAGTGTGAGGCCTGCCGGGTAACCGAGGACTGCGGGGCCTGCTCCACCTGCCTTCTGCAGCTGCCCCATGATGTGGCCTCGGGGCTGTTCTGCAAGTGTGAGCGGAGACGGTGCCTCCGGATTGTGGAAAGG AGCCGAGGGTGTGGAGTGTGCCGGGGCTGTCAGACCCGAGAGGACTGTGGCCGTTGCCGAGTCTGCCTTCGCCCTCCCCGCCCTGGTCTCAGGCGCCAGTGGAGGTGTGTCCAGCGGCGCTGCCTACGG GGTAAACGTAGCCGCCGTAGAGGAGGCTGCGACTCCAAGATGGCTGCCCGGCGGCGCCCCCCCCGAACCCAGCCATTGCCTCCAGTTCCCCTGTCACAGCCTCCAGAGTCCCCAGAGCTG CACCCCAGAGCCCTGGTCCCCTCGCCACCTGCCGAGTTCATCTATTACTGTGTAGACGAGGACGAGCTA CCTTACACCAATCGCCGGCAGAACCGCAAGTGTGGGGCCTGTGCAGCCTGCCTACGGCGGATGGACTGTGGTCGCTGCGACTTCTGCTGTGACAAGCCTAAATTTGGGGGCAGCAACCAAAAGCGCCAGAAGTGTCGTTGGCGCCAATGCCTGCAGTTTGCTATG AAGCGGCTGCTGCCTAGTGTCTGGGCAGGATCTGAGGATGGGGCAGGGCCGCCCCCACCTTACTCTCGTCGAAAGAGGCCTGGCTCTACTCGAAGGCCCCGTCTGGGTCAGATACTGAAGACCTCCTTGACCACACCCACAACCCGACCAGGCCATGCCCAGACTCAAATGAAACAAGAAACAGGCAGTGGCTTTGTGCTGCCTCCACCTGGCACTGATCTTGTGTTCTTACGGGAAGGTGCAAGCAGTCCCGTGCAGGTGCCTGGCCCTGCTGCAGCTTCCACAGAAGCCCTGTTGCAG GTGAAGCAAGAGAAGGCGGATGCCCAGGAAGACTGGACACCGGGCACAGCCATCCTGACTTCTCCTGTATTGCTGCCTGGCTGCCCCAGCAAG GCAGTGGACCCAGACTTGCCACCTGTGAAGCAAGAGCCACTGGACCCtgaggaggacaaggaggaagAGAGCAAGGATGACTCCGCCTCTGACTCGGccccagaggaggaggcaggaggggctggcACACCCGTG ATCACGGAGATTTTCAGCCTGGGTGGAACCCGCCTCCGGGACACAGCAGTCTGGTTGCCAAG GGCAGGCAATCGGGAAGGGAAGATGGATGTAAAGTGTGGGAGACGGAGGACGCTTTGGCGCGCAGGAGCACGAGCACGAGCACGAGCTGGAACCGGCGAAGATGGCCTAGAACCCATGTCAGTCTCTCACCACCTCCAACTTCGATAA
- the MBD1 gene encoding methyl-CpG-binding domain protein 1 isoform X32, protein MAEDWLDCPALGPGWKRREVFRKSGATCGRSDTYYQSPTGDRIRSKVELTRYLGPACDLTLFDFKQGILCYPAPKAQPLAVPSRKRKKPSRPAKTRKRQVGPQKGEVRKEAPGDETKANADTAPASLPAPGCCENCGISFSGDGTRRQRLKTLCKDCRAQRIAFNREQRMFKRVGCGECEACRVTEDCGACSTCLLQLPHDVASGLFCKCERRRCLRIVERSRGCGVCRGCQTREDCGRCRVCLRPPRPGLRRQWRCVQRRCLRGKRSRRRGGCDSKMAARRRPPRTQPLPPVPLSQPPESPELQPYTNRRQNRKCGACAACLRRMDCGRCDFCCDKPKFGGSNQKRQKCRWRQCLQFAMKRLLPSVWAGSEDGAGPPPPYSRRKRPGSTRRPRLGQILKTSLTTPTTRPGHAQTQMKQETGSGFVLPPPGTDLVFLREGASSPVQVPGPAAASTEALLQEAQCPGLSWVVALPQVKQEKADAQEDWTPGTAILTSPVLLPGCPSKAVDPDLPPVKQEPLDPEEDKEEESKDDSASDSAPEEEAGGAGTPVITEIFSLGGTRLRDTAVWLPRAGNREGKMDVKCGRRRTLWRAGARARARAGTGEDGLEPMSVSHHLQLR, encoded by the exons ATGGCTGAGGACTGGCTGGACTGCCCAGCCTTGGGCCCCGGCTGGAAGCGCCGTGAAGTCTTTCGAAAGTCAGGTGCCACCTGTGGACGCTCAGACACCTATTACCAGAG CCCCAcaggagacaggatccgaagcaaaGTTGAGCTGACCCGATACCTGGGCCCTGCGTGTGACCTCACCCTCTTCGACTTCAAACAAGGCATTCTGTGCTATCCAGCCCCCAAG GCCCAGCCCTTAGCTGTCCCTAGCAGGAAGCGGAAGAAGCCTTCACGGCCAGCCAAGACTCGAAAACGTCAGGTTGGACCTCAAAAGGGTGAGGTCAGGAAGGAGGCCCCAGGAGATGAGACCAAGGCTAATGCTGACACAGCCCCAGCTTCACTCCCTGCACCTGG GTGCTGTGAGAACTGTGGAATCAGCTTCTCAGGAGATGGTACCCGAAGGCAGCGGCTCAAGACATTATGCAAGGACTGCCGAG cGCAGAGAATTGCTTTCAACCGGGAACAGAGGATGTTTAAG CGTGTGGGCTGCGGGGAGTGTGAGGCCTGCCGGGTAACCGAGGACTGCGGGGCCTGCTCCACCTGCCTTCTGCAGCTGCCCCATGATGTGGCCTCGGGGCTGTTCTGCAAGTGTGAGCGGAGACGGTGCCTCCGGATTGTGGAAAGG AGCCGAGGGTGTGGAGTGTGCCGGGGCTGTCAGACCCGAGAGGACTGTGGCCGTTGCCGAGTCTGCCTTCGCCCTCCCCGCCCTGGTCTCAGGCGCCAGTGGAGGTGTGTCCAGCGGCGCTGCCTACGG GGTAAACGTAGCCGCCGTAGAGGAGGCTGCGACTCCAAGATGGCTGCCCGGCGGCGCCCCCCCCGAACCCAGCCATTGCCTCCAGTTCCCCTGTCACAGCCTCCAGAGTCCCCAGAGCTG CAGCCTTACACCAATCGCCGGCAGAACCGCAAGTGTGGGGCCTGTGCAGCCTGCCTACGGCGGATGGACTGTGGTCGCTGCGACTTCTGCTGTGACAAGCCTAAATTTGGGGGCAGCAACCAAAAGCGCCAGAAGTGTCGTTGGCGCCAATGCCTGCAGTTTGCTATG AAGCGGCTGCTGCCTAGTGTCTGGGCAGGATCTGAGGATGGGGCAGGGCCGCCCCCACCTTACTCTCGTCGAAAGAGGCCTGGCTCTACTCGAAGGCCCCGTCTGGGTCAGATACTGAAGACCTCCTTGACCACACCCACAACCCGACCAGGCCATGCCCAGACTCAAATGAAACAAGAAACAGGCAGTGGCTTTGTGCTGCCTCCACCTGGCACTGATCTTGTGTTCTTACGGGAAGGTGCAAGCAGTCCCGTGCAGGTGCCTGGCCCTGCTGCAGCTTCCACAGAAGCCCTGTTGCAG GAGGCCCAGTGCCCTGGCCTGAGTTGGGTTGTGGCCTTACCCCAGGTGAAGCAAGAGAAGGCGGATGCCCAGGAAGACTGGACACCGGGCACAGCCATCCTGACTTCTCCTGTATTGCTGCCTGGCTGCCCCAGCAAG GCAGTGGACCCAGACTTGCCACCTGTGAAGCAAGAGCCACTGGACCCtgaggaggacaaggaggaagAGAGCAAGGATGACTCCGCCTCTGACTCGGccccagaggaggaggcaggaggggctggcACACCCGTG ATCACGGAGATTTTCAGCCTGGGTGGAACCCGCCTCCGGGACACAGCAGTCTGGTTGCCAAG GGCAGGCAATCGGGAAGGGAAGATGGATGTAAAGTGTGGGAGACGGAGGACGCTTTGGCGCGCAGGAGCACGAGCACGAGCACGAGCTGGAACCGGCGAAGATGGCCTAGAACCCATGTCAGTCTCTCACCACCTCCAACTTCGATAA
- the MBD1 gene encoding methyl-CpG-binding domain protein 1 isoform X38: protein MAEDWLDCPALGPGWKRREVFRKSGATCGRSDTYYQSPTGDRIRSKVELTRYLGPACDLTLFDFKQGILCYPAPKAQPLAVPSRKRKKPSRPAKTRKRQVGPQKGEVRKEAPGDETKANADTAPASLPAPGCCENCGISFSGDGTRRQRLKTLCKDCRAQRIAFNREQRMFKRVGCGECEACRVTEDCGACSTCLLQLPHDVASGLFCKCERRRCLRIVERSRGCGVCRGCQTREDCGRCRVCLRPPRPGLRRQWRCVQRRCLRGKRSRRRGGCDSKMAARRRPPRTQPLPPVPLSQPPESPELQPYTNRRQNRKCGACAACLRRMDCGRCDFCCDKPKFGGSNQKRQKCRWRQCLQFAMKRLLPSVWAGSEDGAGPPPPYSRRKRPGSTRRPRLGQILKTSLTTPTTRPGHAQTQMKQETGSGFVLPPPGTDLVFLREGASSPVQVPGPAAASTEALLQVKQEKADAQEDWTPGTAILTSPVLLPGCPSKAVDPDLPPVKQEPLDPEEDKEEESKDDSASDSAPEEEAGGAGTPVITEIFSLGGTRLRDTAVWLPRAGNREGKMDVKCGRRRTLWRAGARARARAGTGEDGLEPMSVSHHLQLR from the exons ATGGCTGAGGACTGGCTGGACTGCCCAGCCTTGGGCCCCGGCTGGAAGCGCCGTGAAGTCTTTCGAAAGTCAGGTGCCACCTGTGGACGCTCAGACACCTATTACCAGAG CCCCAcaggagacaggatccgaagcaaaGTTGAGCTGACCCGATACCTGGGCCCTGCGTGTGACCTCACCCTCTTCGACTTCAAACAAGGCATTCTGTGCTATCCAGCCCCCAAG GCCCAGCCCTTAGCTGTCCCTAGCAGGAAGCGGAAGAAGCCTTCACGGCCAGCCAAGACTCGAAAACGTCAGGTTGGACCTCAAAAGGGTGAGGTCAGGAAGGAGGCCCCAGGAGATGAGACCAAGGCTAATGCTGACACAGCCCCAGCTTCACTCCCTGCACCTGG GTGCTGTGAGAACTGTGGAATCAGCTTCTCAGGAGATGGTACCCGAAGGCAGCGGCTCAAGACATTATGCAAGGACTGCCGAG cGCAGAGAATTGCTTTCAACCGGGAACAGAGGATGTTTAAG CGTGTGGGCTGCGGGGAGTGTGAGGCCTGCCGGGTAACCGAGGACTGCGGGGCCTGCTCCACCTGCCTTCTGCAGCTGCCCCATGATGTGGCCTCGGGGCTGTTCTGCAAGTGTGAGCGGAGACGGTGCCTCCGGATTGTGGAAAGG AGCCGAGGGTGTGGAGTGTGCCGGGGCTGTCAGACCCGAGAGGACTGTGGCCGTTGCCGAGTCTGCCTTCGCCCTCCCCGCCCTGGTCTCAGGCGCCAGTGGAGGTGTGTCCAGCGGCGCTGCCTACGG GGTAAACGTAGCCGCCGTAGAGGAGGCTGCGACTCCAAGATGGCTGCCCGGCGGCGCCCCCCCCGAACCCAGCCATTGCCTCCAGTTCCCCTGTCACAGCCTCCAGAGTCCCCAGAGCTG CAGCCTTACACCAATCGCCGGCAGAACCGCAAGTGTGGGGCCTGTGCAGCCTGCCTACGGCGGATGGACTGTGGTCGCTGCGACTTCTGCTGTGACAAGCCTAAATTTGGGGGCAGCAACCAAAAGCGCCAGAAGTGTCGTTGGCGCCAATGCCTGCAGTTTGCTATG AAGCGGCTGCTGCCTAGTGTCTGGGCAGGATCTGAGGATGGGGCAGGGCCGCCCCCACCTTACTCTCGTCGAAAGAGGCCTGGCTCTACTCGAAGGCCCCGTCTGGGTCAGATACTGAAGACCTCCTTGACCACACCCACAACCCGACCAGGCCATGCCCAGACTCAAATGAAACAAGAAACAGGCAGTGGCTTTGTGCTGCCTCCACCTGGCACTGATCTTGTGTTCTTACGGGAAGGTGCAAGCAGTCCCGTGCAGGTGCCTGGCCCTGCTGCAGCTTCCACAGAAGCCCTGTTGCAG GTGAAGCAAGAGAAGGCGGATGCCCAGGAAGACTGGACACCGGGCACAGCCATCCTGACTTCTCCTGTATTGCTGCCTGGCTGCCCCAGCAAG GCAGTGGACCCAGACTTGCCACCTGTGAAGCAAGAGCCACTGGACCCtgaggaggacaaggaggaagAGAGCAAGGATGACTCCGCCTCTGACTCGGccccagaggaggaggcaggaggggctggcACACCCGTG ATCACGGAGATTTTCAGCCTGGGTGGAACCCGCCTCCGGGACACAGCAGTCTGGTTGCCAAG GGCAGGCAATCGGGAAGGGAAGATGGATGTAAAGTGTGGGAGACGGAGGACGCTTTGGCGCGCAGGAGCACGAGCACGAGCACGAGCTGGAACCGGCGAAGATGGCCTAGAACCCATGTCAGTCTCTCACCACCTCCAACTTCGATAA
- the MBD1 gene encoding methyl-CpG-binding domain protein 1 isoform X41 — protein sequence MAEDWLDCPALGPGWKRREVFRKSGATCGRSDTYYQSPTGDRIRSKVELTRYLGPACDLTLFDFKQGILCYPAPKAQPLAVPSRKRKKPSRPAKTRKRQVGPQKGEVRKEAPGDETKANADTAPASLPAPGCCENCGISFSGDGTRRQRLKTLCKDCRAQRIAFNREQRMFKRVGCGECEACRVTEDCGACSTCLLQLPHDVASGLFCKCERRRCLRIVERSRGCGVCRGCQTREDCGRCRVCLRPPRPGLRRQWRCVQRRCLRGKRSRRRGGCDSKMAARRRPPRTQPLPPVPLSQPPESPELHPRALVPSPPAEFIYYCVDEDELQPYTNRRQNRKCGACAACLRRMDCGRCDFCCDKPKFGGSNQKRQKCRWRQCLQFAMKRLLPSVWAGSEDGAGPPPPYSRRKRPGSTRRPRLGQILKTSLTTPTTRPGHAQTQMKQETGSGFVLPPPGTDLVFLREGASSPVQVPGPAAASTEALLQAVDPDLPPVKQEPLDPEEDKEEESKDDSASDSAPEEEAGGAGTPVITEIFSLGGTRLRDTAVWLPRAGNREGKMDVKCGRRRTLWRAGARARARAGTGEDGLEPMSVSHHLQLR from the exons ATGGCTGAGGACTGGCTGGACTGCCCAGCCTTGGGCCCCGGCTGGAAGCGCCGTGAAGTCTTTCGAAAGTCAGGTGCCACCTGTGGACGCTCAGACACCTATTACCAGAG CCCCAcaggagacaggatccgaagcaaaGTTGAGCTGACCCGATACCTGGGCCCTGCGTGTGACCTCACCCTCTTCGACTTCAAACAAGGCATTCTGTGCTATCCAGCCCCCAAG GCCCAGCCCTTAGCTGTCCCTAGCAGGAAGCGGAAGAAGCCTTCACGGCCAGCCAAGACTCGAAAACGTCAGGTTGGACCTCAAAAGGGTGAGGTCAGGAAGGAGGCCCCAGGAGATGAGACCAAGGCTAATGCTGACACAGCCCCAGCTTCACTCCCTGCACCTGG GTGCTGTGAGAACTGTGGAATCAGCTTCTCAGGAGATGGTACCCGAAGGCAGCGGCTCAAGACATTATGCAAGGACTGCCGAG cGCAGAGAATTGCTTTCAACCGGGAACAGAGGATGTTTAAG CGTGTGGGCTGCGGGGAGTGTGAGGCCTGCCGGGTAACCGAGGACTGCGGGGCCTGCTCCACCTGCCTTCTGCAGCTGCCCCATGATGTGGCCTCGGGGCTGTTCTGCAAGTGTGAGCGGAGACGGTGCCTCCGGATTGTGGAAAGG AGCCGAGGGTGTGGAGTGTGCCGGGGCTGTCAGACCCGAGAGGACTGTGGCCGTTGCCGAGTCTGCCTTCGCCCTCCCCGCCCTGGTCTCAGGCGCCAGTGGAGGTGTGTCCAGCGGCGCTGCCTACGG GGTAAACGTAGCCGCCGTAGAGGAGGCTGCGACTCCAAGATGGCTGCCCGGCGGCGCCCCCCCCGAACCCAGCCATTGCCTCCAGTTCCCCTGTCACAGCCTCCAGAGTCCCCAGAGCTG CACCCCAGAGCCCTGGTCCCCTCGCCACCTGCCGAGTTCATCTATTACTGTGTAGACGAGGACGAGCTA CAGCCTTACACCAATCGCCGGCAGAACCGCAAGTGTGGGGCCTGTGCAGCCTGCCTACGGCGGATGGACTGTGGTCGCTGCGACTTCTGCTGTGACAAGCCTAAATTTGGGGGCAGCAACCAAAAGCGCCAGAAGTGTCGTTGGCGCCAATGCCTGCAGTTTGCTATG AAGCGGCTGCTGCCTAGTGTCTGGGCAGGATCTGAGGATGGGGCAGGGCCGCCCCCACCTTACTCTCGTCGAAAGAGGCCTGGCTCTACTCGAAGGCCCCGTCTGGGTCAGATACTGAAGACCTCCTTGACCACACCCACAACCCGACCAGGCCATGCCCAGACTCAAATGAAACAAGAAACAGGCAGTGGCTTTGTGCTGCCTCCACCTGGCACTGATCTTGTGTTCTTACGGGAAGGTGCAAGCAGTCCCGTGCAGGTGCCTGGCCCTGCTGCAGCTTCCACAGAAGCCCTGTTGCAG GCAGTGGACCCAGACTTGCCACCTGTGAAGCAAGAGCCACTGGACCCtgaggaggacaaggaggaagAGAGCAAGGATGACTCCGCCTCTGACTCGGccccagaggaggaggcaggaggggctggcACACCCGTG ATCACGGAGATTTTCAGCCTGGGTGGAACCCGCCTCCGGGACACAGCAGTCTGGTTGCCAAG GGCAGGCAATCGGGAAGGGAAGATGGATGTAAAGTGTGGGAGACGGAGGACGCTTTGGCGCGCAGGAGCACGAGCACGAGCACGAGCTGGAACCGGCGAAGATGGCCTAGAACCCATGTCAGTCTCTCACCACCTCCAACTTCGATAA
- the MBD1 gene encoding methyl-CpG-binding domain protein 1 isoform X21, with protein MAEDWLDCPALGPGWKRREVFRKSGATCGRSDTYYQSPTGDRIRSKVELTRYLGPACDLTLFDFKQGILCYPAPKAQPLAVPSRKRKKPSRPAKTRKRQVGPQKGEVRKEAPGDETKANADTAPASLPAPGCCENCGISFSGDGTRRQRLKTLCKDCRAQRIAFNREQRMFKRVGCGECEACRVTEDCGACSTCLLQLPHDVASGLFCKCERRRCLRIVERSRGCGVCRGCQTREDCGRCRVCLRPPRPGLRRQWRCVQRRCLRGKRSRRRGGCDSKMAARRRPPRTQPLPPVPLSQPPESPELHPRALVPSPPAEFIYYCVDEDELQPYTNRRQNRKCGACAACLRRMDCGRCDFCCDKPKFGGSNQKRQKCRWRQCLQFAMKRLLPSVWAGSEDGAGPPPPYSRRKRPGSTRRPRLGQILKTSLTTPTTRPGHAQTQMKQETGSGFVLPPPGTDLVFLREGASSPVQVPGPAAASTEALLQEAQCPGLSWVVALPQVKQEKADAQEDWTPGTAILTSPVLLPGCPSKAVDPDLPPVKQEPLDPEEDKEEESKDDSASDSAPEEEAGGAGTPVITEIFSLGGTRLRDTAVWLPRAGNREGKMDVKCGRRRTLWRAGARARARAGTGEDGLEPMSVSHHLQLR; from the exons ATGGCTGAGGACTGGCTGGACTGCCCAGCCTTGGGCCCCGGCTGGAAGCGCCGTGAAGTCTTTCGAAAGTCAGGTGCCACCTGTGGACGCTCAGACACCTATTACCAGAG CCCCAcaggagacaggatccgaagcaaaGTTGAGCTGACCCGATACCTGGGCCCTGCGTGTGACCTCACCCTCTTCGACTTCAAACAAGGCATTCTGTGCTATCCAGCCCCCAAG GCCCAGCCCTTAGCTGTCCCTAGCAGGAAGCGGAAGAAGCCTTCACGGCCAGCCAAGACTCGAAAACGTCAGGTTGGACCTCAAAAGGGTGAGGTCAGGAAGGAGGCCCCAGGAGATGAGACCAAGGCTAATGCTGACACAGCCCCAGCTTCACTCCCTGCACCTGG GTGCTGTGAGAACTGTGGAATCAGCTTCTCAGGAGATGGTACCCGAAGGCAGCGGCTCAAGACATTATGCAAGGACTGCCGAG cGCAGAGAATTGCTTTCAACCGGGAACAGAGGATGTTTAAG CGTGTGGGCTGCGGGGAGTGTGAGGCCTGCCGGGTAACCGAGGACTGCGGGGCCTGCTCCACCTGCCTTCTGCAGCTGCCCCATGATGTGGCCTCGGGGCTGTTCTGCAAGTGTGAGCGGAGACGGTGCCTCCGGATTGTGGAAAGG AGCCGAGGGTGTGGAGTGTGCCGGGGCTGTCAGACCCGAGAGGACTGTGGCCGTTGCCGAGTCTGCCTTCGCCCTCCCCGCCCTGGTCTCAGGCGCCAGTGGAGGTGTGTCCAGCGGCGCTGCCTACGG GGTAAACGTAGCCGCCGTAGAGGAGGCTGCGACTCCAAGATGGCTGCCCGGCGGCGCCCCCCCCGAACCCAGCCATTGCCTCCAGTTCCCCTGTCACAGCCTCCAGAGTCCCCAGAGCTG CACCCCAGAGCCCTGGTCCCCTCGCCACCTGCCGAGTTCATCTATTACTGTGTAGACGAGGACGAGCTA CAGCCTTACACCAATCGCCGGCAGAACCGCAAGTGTGGGGCCTGTGCAGCCTGCCTACGGCGGATGGACTGTGGTCGCTGCGACTTCTGCTGTGACAAGCCTAAATTTGGGGGCAGCAACCAAAAGCGCCAGAAGTGTCGTTGGCGCCAATGCCTGCAGTTTGCTATG AAGCGGCTGCTGCCTAGTGTCTGGGCAGGATCTGAGGATGGGGCAGGGCCGCCCCCACCTTACTCTCGTCGAAAGAGGCCTGGCTCTACTCGAAGGCCCCGTCTGGGTCAGATACTGAAGACCTCCTTGACCACACCCACAACCCGACCAGGCCATGCCCAGACTCAAATGAAACAAGAAACAGGCAGTGGCTTTGTGCTGCCTCCACCTGGCACTGATCTTGTGTTCTTACGGGAAGGTGCAAGCAGTCCCGTGCAGGTGCCTGGCCCTGCTGCAGCTTCCACAGAAGCCCTGTTGCAG GAGGCCCAGTGCCCTGGCCTGAGTTGGGTTGTGGCCTTACCCCAGGTGAAGCAAGAGAAGGCGGATGCCCAGGAAGACTGGACACCGGGCACAGCCATCCTGACTTCTCCTGTATTGCTGCCTGGCTGCCCCAGCAAG GCAGTGGACCCAGACTTGCCACCTGTGAAGCAAGAGCCACTGGACCCtgaggaggacaaggaggaagAGAGCAAGGATGACTCCGCCTCTGACTCGGccccagaggaggaggcaggaggggctggcACACCCGTG ATCACGGAGATTTTCAGCCTGGGTGGAACCCGCCTCCGGGACACAGCAGTCTGGTTGCCAAG GGCAGGCAATCGGGAAGGGAAGATGGATGTAAAGTGTGGGAGACGGAGGACGCTTTGGCGCGCAGGAGCACGAGCACGAGCACGAGCTGGAACCGGCGAAGATGGCCTAGAACCCATGTCAGTCTCTCACCACCTCCAACTTCGATAA